A single region of the Gammaproteobacteria bacterium genome encodes:
- the icmW gene encoding type IVB secretion system protein IcmW, with amino-acid sequence MPDLSLEATHRFWHDYEDPIIYRVVTFMEGVEEWTLDGNPEFEASMTRLGEALEDIGGIDLQREDDFIKLAAYIKASRNLRLLQCLDTAHPGAASKLLMHAENTSTSSDDVAGLFLRRNIVFERLRLLTRVFSPERFAMVTKVLEDKE; translated from the coding sequence ATGCCAGACCTAAGCCTGGAAGCCACACACCGTTTTTGGCATGACTATGAAGACCCCATTATTTACCGGGTCGTTACCTTCATGGAAGGGGTAGAAGAATGGACGCTGGATGGAAACCCAGAGTTTGAAGCCTCCATGACCCGCTTAGGTGAAGCGCTGGAAGACATTGGCGGCATCGACCTACAACGCGAAGATGATTTTATTAAACTGGCGGCTTACATCAAAGCCAGCCGCAACTTACGACTATTACAGTGCTTGGATACCGCACACCCGGGCGCTGCTTCAAAATTATTAATGCATGCTGAGAACACCAGCACCTCCAGCGACGATGTCGCCGGATTATTCTTACGTCGTAATATCGTATTTGAACGCTTGCGGTTACTGACACGTGTCTTTTCACCTGAAAGATTCGCCATGGTGACCAAGGTTTTGGAGGATAAAGAATGA
- the rfaD gene encoding ADP-glyceromanno-heptose 6-epimerase has product MIIITGGAGFIGSNIVRGLNARGHKDILVVDDLTDGHKYTNIVDCAIADYMDKDDFLPYIQGEKHFPVHVQAIFHEGACSTTTEWNGQWMLKNNYEYSKKVLHFALSNKIPLFYASSAAVYGNSQVFKEDIQYEVPLNVYGYSKFLFDQYLRAMLPGIRSQVVGLRYFNVYGPREQHKGSMASVAFHLNNQLRKDGIVRLFEGSDGYGPGDQRRDFVFIDDVVKVNLWFLDNPDKSGIFNVGTGRSQTFNDVANAVLAWHGEGKIQYIPFPEHLQSHYQSYTEADISALRQAGYQEKFSSVEEGVKAYLDWLEEG; this is encoded by the coding sequence ATGATTATCATAACGGGTGGTGCGGGTTTTATCGGTAGTAACATTGTGCGTGGTTTAAATGCACGTGGTCATAAGGATATCTTGGTGGTTGATGATCTGACGGATGGTCATAAATATACCAACATTGTGGATTGTGCTATTGCCGACTACATGGACAAGGATGATTTTCTGCCGTATATCCAGGGAGAAAAACATTTTCCCGTGCATGTGCAGGCAATTTTTCATGAGGGTGCCTGCTCCACAACGACCGAGTGGAATGGGCAGTGGATGCTAAAAAATAACTATGAATATAGCAAAAAGGTATTGCATTTTGCGCTCTCAAACAAAATTCCCTTATTTTATGCGTCAAGCGCCGCAGTCTATGGCAATAGCCAGGTGTTTAAAGAAGATATTCAGTATGAAGTACCGCTCAATGTCTACGGCTATTCAAAATTTCTATTTGACCAATACCTGCGGGCTATGCTCCCAGGCATCAGAAGTCAGGTAGTTGGATTGCGTTATTTTAATGTCTATGGTCCAAGGGAGCAGCATAAAGGTTCTATGGCCAGCGTGGCTTTTCATTTAAACAACCAATTGCGTAAAGATGGAATAGTACGACTGTTTGAAGGATCAGACGGTTATGGTCCAGGGGATCAACGGCGTGATTTTGTATTTATAGACGATGTGGTCAAGGTCAATTTGTGGTTTTTGGATAATCCAGATAAATCAGGTATTTTTAATGTTGGTACCGGGCGTAGCCAAACCTTCAATGACGTAGCTAACGCGGTGTTGGCATGGCATGGGGAAGGGAAAATTCAATATATTCCATTTCCTGAACACCTGCAGAGTCACTATCAAAGTTATACCGAAGCGGATATTAGTGCTTTGCGACAGGCGGGTTATCAGGAAAAATTCAGTTCGGTGGAAGAGGGGGTTAAGGCTTATCTTGATTGGTTGGAAGAGGGCTGA
- a CDS encoding AAA family ATPase, which produces MINRLLKLPEDESFFLFGPRATGKTTLVKELPWFSDALYLNLLSPREERNFARNPDELAAIVRALPGHIRHIIIDEVQKLPKLLDVVHDLIETTDKKFVLTGSSARQLRHGGANLLAGRAFVYYLFPFTYIEIKDQFVLQDALRWGLLPKILSYDSDEKKQLYLEAYTNTYLKEEIWATQFVRELDAFRHFLEVSAQSNGKIINFSNIARDVSVTPKTVGKYFSILEDTLLGFFLNAFQHSFRKRLSKAPKFYFFDPGVVRALTSQLSLPLQERTSAYGEIFEHFIILQSRQLANYFHREYRFSYLQTKDGAEIDLVVERPGQPILFIEIKSSNNVQNADCSNLRMLARDFGDCEAVCFSKDPYPKQLDGVMVYPWQQGVAHYFTERKL; this is translated from the coding sequence ATGATAAACAGACTTTTAAAGTTACCCGAAGATGAAAGTTTTTTCTTATTTGGCCCACGTGCTACAGGCAAAACTACCTTAGTGAAGGAGTTACCCTGGTTTTCTGATGCCTTATATCTTAATTTGCTCAGTCCTAGAGAAGAGAGAAATTTCGCAAGAAATCCTGATGAATTAGCCGCTATCGTTCGAGCGCTTCCTGGTCATATTCGGCATATTATTATTGATGAAGTCCAGAAATTACCAAAGCTTTTGGATGTGGTACATGATTTGATTGAAACCACCGACAAAAAGTTTGTACTAACAGGTTCCAGTGCCCGCCAGCTACGCCACGGTGGAGCTAATCTTTTGGCTGGCCGCGCTTTTGTCTACTATTTATTTCCTTTTACCTATATAGAAATAAAAGATCAATTTGTATTGCAAGATGCATTGCGCTGGGGGTTATTACCTAAAATACTTAGCTATGATTCCGATGAAAAAAAACAATTGTATTTGGAAGCCTATACAAATACCTATCTTAAAGAAGAAATTTGGGCAACGCAGTTTGTGCGTGAATTAGATGCATTCAGGCATTTTTTAGAAGTTTCCGCACAAAGTAATGGTAAAATAATTAATTTTTCCAATATTGCGCGGGATGTAAGCGTGACTCCTAAAACGGTAGGAAAGTATTTTTCAATTCTTGAAGATACGTTACTTGGATTTTTCCTCAATGCATTCCAACATTCTTTTCGTAAACGTCTTAGTAAAGCTCCTAAGTTTTATTTTTTTGATCCGGGGGTAGTAAGAGCATTAACCTCGCAATTATCTTTACCTTTGCAAGAAAGAACCAGCGCGTATGGTGAAATATTTGAGCATTTCATTATTCTACAATCTAGACAGTTGGCGAATTATTTTCATCGAGAATATCGGTTTTCATATCTGCAGACTAAAGATGGGGCGGAGATTGATTTGGTGGTAGAACGCCCGGGTCAACCAATACTTTTTATTGAGATTAAAAGCAGTAATAATGTGCAAAATGCAGATTGCAGTAATTTAAGAATGCTTGCTAGAGATTTTGGGGATTGTGAAGCTGTGTGTTTCAGTAAAGATCCTTACCCTAAGCAATTAGATGGTGTTATGGTGTATCCTTGGCAGCAAGGTGTTGCTCATTATTTTACAGAGAGGAAATTATGA
- the dnaN gene encoding DNA polymerase III subunit beta has product MNLTIQREALLEPLQLVIGVVERRQTMPILANVLLTVEDDVLSVTATDLEIELIGRSRLEAPVKEPMQITISGRKLLDICRTLPEKVQIDLSQDKERLIVRSGRSRFILATMPVENFPAFEEGQTNLEFSVEQKHFNNLLQRTHFAMAQQDVRYYLNGMLFELKEGKMRTVATDGHRFAMTSIATPLAGQEKTQVIMPRKGVMELLRLLKNEASEVVAVVGENHLRVRGEAFTFTSKLIDGRFPDYERVLPKTTGKFVAVDRDALREALMRVAILSNEKVRAVRLQLRSNLLHILANNPEQEEAEEVLTVDYDGEDMEIAFNVTYLLDVLNTVNTGEIKLTFLDANSRMFMEEANNEDSLFLIMPLQI; this is encoded by the coding sequence ATGAATCTCACTATTCAACGCGAAGCATTGCTTGAACCCTTGCAATTAGTTATTGGCGTAGTTGAACGCCGCCAAACTATGCCGATATTGGCTAATGTATTGCTGACGGTAGAAGATGATGTGCTATCGGTTACCGCCACTGATCTTGAGATTGAGCTGATTGGGCGCTCACGTTTGGAGGCGCCGGTTAAGGAGCCCATGCAGATCACCATTTCCGGGCGAAAATTACTAGATATTTGCCGAACTTTACCAGAAAAAGTCCAAATTGATTTATCCCAGGACAAGGAACGATTGATTGTGCGCTCGGGTCGCAGCCGCTTTATTCTGGCGACGATGCCGGTGGAAAATTTCCCGGCGTTTGAAGAAGGACAGACTAATCTGGAATTCAGCGTTGAGCAAAAACATTTCAACAATTTATTGCAACGCACGCATTTTGCCATGGCGCAACAAGATGTGCGTTATTATCTAAACGGTATGCTGTTTGAACTCAAAGAAGGCAAAATGCGCACCGTTGCTACCGATGGTCACCGTTTTGCTATGACTAGCATTGCAACCCCCCTGGCCGGACAAGAAAAAACCCAAGTCATTATGCCGCGCAAAGGCGTGATGGAGTTATTGCGTTTGCTTAAAAATGAAGCATCTGAGGTCGTCGCTGTAGTAGGTGAAAATCATCTGCGTGTCCGCGGTGAGGCATTTACCTTTACTTCTAAGTTGATTGATGGTCGTTTCCCGGATTATGAACGGGTATTGCCTAAAACTACGGGAAAATTTGTGGCGGTCGATCGCGATGCGCTACGCGAAGCATTGATGCGAGTGGCGATTTTATCCAATGAAAAAGTCCGGGCGGTGCGTTTACAGTTGCGCAGTAATTTATTGCATATACTGGCTAACAATCCCGAGCAAGAAGAAGCCGAAGAAGTGTTGACTGTCGACTATGATGGTGAGGATATGGAAATTGCTTTCAATGTCACTTATTTACTCGATGTGCTGAATACGGTTAACACCGGCGAGATTAAATTGACCTTCCTCGATGCCAACAGCCGTATGTTTATGGAAGAAGCTAATAATGAAGATAGTTTGTTTTTAATCATGCCTTTGCAAATATGA
- the recF gene encoding DNA replication/repair protein RecF, with product MTLLAVNNVRNLVDVKLHPAERFNLFYGANGSGKTSLIEAIYFLGLGRSFRSRLHSRIIQHGATHFSLFSQIQCGSQLLPVGMERHINGDSRIRIAQENVRSIVEVTRLLPLQLLNPDSRFLLLGSSKLRRQFIDWGLFHVEPTFLKSWQHAQRALKQRNAALKSHASHTLVRLWDAELEVAAQVLHQQRKAYVAELTMVFSRIIQEFLTAGSAVSLQYKSGWDESLGLNEVLEKSLSRDLQLGYTQYGPHRADLLIRVDRTLPAQDILSQGQQKLVVYALHLAQGILLKQQTGKRCIYLLDDLAAELDTESRHRVASVLSEIDAQVFVTGVDRQALVELEQVCESRLFHVEQGKIAVEVLKSL from the coding sequence TTGACGCTGCTTGCGGTTAACAATGTACGTAATCTTGTTGATGTTAAACTCCACCCAGCTGAACGGTTTAATTTATTTTATGGCGCCAATGGTAGTGGTAAAACCAGCCTGATAGAAGCCATTTACTTTCTAGGATTAGGCCGTTCTTTTCGCAGTCGTTTACATTCTCGCATTATTCAGCACGGTGCAACGCATTTTTCTTTATTCTCACAAATCCAATGTGGAAGTCAGCTATTGCCGGTAGGTATGGAGCGTCATATCAATGGTGATAGCCGCATACGCATTGCGCAAGAAAATGTACGCTCTATTGTCGAAGTGACACGTCTGTTACCTCTCCAATTATTAAATCCAGATAGCCGCTTCTTATTGTTGGGCAGTTCTAAGCTGCGACGGCAATTTATTGATTGGGGATTGTTCCACGTGGAACCTACCTTCCTTAAATCGTGGCAACATGCGCAACGGGCATTGAAGCAGCGCAATGCGGCGCTTAAATCTCACGCCAGTCATACGCTGGTGCGATTGTGGGATGCTGAATTGGAGGTGGCTGCGCAAGTTTTGCATCAGCAGCGCAAAGCTTATGTGGCAGAGCTCACCATGGTTTTTTCTAGGATTATTCAGGAATTTTTAACTGCAGGTAGTGCGGTTTCGTTGCAATATAAATCGGGATGGGATGAATCATTGGGTTTAAATGAGGTGTTGGAGAAATCTTTATCTCGGGATTTGCAATTAGGTTATACCCAGTATGGTCCGCATCGTGCTGACTTATTAATTCGTGTGGATAGGACATTGCCCGCTCAAGATATACTCTCGCAAGGCCAGCAAAAATTGGTGGTATATGCGCTGCATTTGGCACAAGGTATTTTGTTGAAACAACAGACGGGTAAGCGTTGTATTTATTTGTTGGATGATTTGGCGGCTGAGCTGGATACTGAGAGTCGACATCGGGTTGCTTCAGTGTTGAGTGAAATTGATGCGCAAGTATTTGTTACAGGTGTTGATAGGCAGGCGTTAGTTGAGCTGGAGCAAGTTTGCGAATCTAGATTGTTCCACGTGGAACAAGGGAAGATTGCTGTTGAAGTGTTGAAATCATTGTAG
- a CDS encoding SH3 domain-containing protein codes for MKKFIGAVLIFLATFMGLGYAQSESKEVAPPAPAANISLYEQPDAKSKVIEAITPGRALIPIFSQGNWLKVADPTNGQVGWINNETLPAQNRVYVKTITQSTNTPNKNSSQVIQYSGNEQLDEKQLGQLMQNLQNRQAELQQVFDQLFNQSVVNFNALLRQLNQQTSRPWVLPGQTVIISPEAKTAAPSAPASESQSGTNAPSAPQVS; via the coding sequence ATGAAGAAATTTATCGGCGCAGTACTGATATTTTTAGCCACCTTTATGGGGCTTGGGTATGCGCAATCAGAATCAAAAGAAGTTGCACCACCTGCACCTGCCGCAAATATTTCACTGTATGAACAGCCGGATGCAAAATCTAAGGTGATTGAGGCAATCACACCTGGTCGCGCGTTGATTCCTATTTTCAGCCAAGGCAATTGGCTAAAAGTCGCTGACCCGACTAATGGCCAGGTGGGATGGATTAATAATGAAACTTTACCTGCTCAGAATCGAGTTTATGTTAAGACCATCACCCAAAGCACGAATACCCCCAATAAAAATAGCTCGCAAGTGATTCAATATTCTGGCAATGAACAGCTGGATGAGAAACAACTTGGACAGTTAATGCAGAATCTGCAAAATCGGCAGGCAGAACTTCAGCAGGTTTTTGACCAACTTTTCAATCAAAGCGTGGTTAATTTTAATGCCTTGCTGCGTCAATTGAATCAGCAGACTTCACGACCTTGGGTATTGCCGGGACAAACTGTTATTATTTCGCCGGAGGCTAAAACGGCGGCGCCTTCAGCTCCAGCTTCAGAATCACAGTCTGGCACTAATGCTCCATCAGCGCCACAGGTTAGCTAG
- the dnaA gene encoding chromosomal replication initiator protein DnaA produces the protein MKQAAGQVVTIIDLRNTLVEAIALWQKCMDHLESEISPDEFNIWIRPLQIEMAQGELLLLAPNRFVMDYINDKFIERITRCIYEYSPDAQLTVRLQIGSNQRPVPVMPATHTDLPAAAIAAVPKSFGEGAPNKPNPQFNFDNFVEGKSNQLARAAAMQVADHPGIAYNPLFIYGGVGLGKTHLMQAVGNYISAKKPHAKVLYLHSERFVADMVKALQRNAMNDFKRYYRSADALLIDDIQFFAGKERSQEEFFHTFNSLLDAQHQIILTCDRYPKEISGLEERLKSRFGWGLTVAIEPPELETRVAILMTKAEQSRIELPNEVAFFIAKRIQSNVRELEGALKRVIANSHFTGEPITLDFTREALKDLLAVQAKLVSIENIQKTVADYYKIKLVDLLSKRRTRFLARARQMAMALAKELTNHSLPEIGNAFNGRDHTTVLHACRTIKDLIASEVGLKEDYMSLLRVLST, from the coding sequence GAGGAATACATTAGTGGAAGCAATCGCGCTCTGGCAAAAGTGCATGGATCACTTAGAAAGTGAAATTTCGCCAGATGAATTTAATATCTGGATCCGTCCGCTGCAAATTGAAATGGCGCAAGGTGAATTACTATTGTTGGCGCCTAATCGTTTTGTTATGGACTATATCAATGATAAATTCATTGAGCGCATTACGCGTTGTATTTATGAATATAGTCCTGATGCGCAATTAACCGTACGCTTGCAGATTGGCAGTAATCAACGTCCAGTTCCAGTGATGCCAGCAACTCACACAGACTTGCCGGCAGCTGCCATCGCTGCAGTTCCCAAAAGTTTTGGTGAGGGTGCGCCGAACAAACCCAATCCGCAATTTAATTTTGATAATTTCGTTGAAGGTAAATCCAATCAATTGGCACGTGCAGCGGCGATGCAAGTGGCTGACCATCCCGGAATTGCCTATAACCCGCTATTTATTTATGGGGGTGTGGGACTGGGGAAAACGCATTTGATGCAGGCGGTAGGAAATTATATTTCAGCCAAAAAACCTCATGCGAAAGTGCTTTATCTACATTCAGAACGCTTTGTTGCTGATATGGTTAAAGCCTTGCAACGTAATGCTATGAATGATTTTAAGCGTTATTACCGTTCGGCGGATGCTTTATTGATTGATGATATTCAGTTTTTTGCGGGCAAGGAGCGTTCTCAGGAAGAATTTTTCCATACATTTAATTCTTTGTTGGATGCGCAGCATCAGATCATACTGACTTGTGATCGTTATCCTAAAGAAATTAGTGGTCTTGAGGAACGTTTGAAGTCGCGGTTTGGTTGGGGCTTAACTGTGGCAATAGAGCCGCCGGAATTGGAAACGCGAGTGGCTATTTTAATGACTAAAGCTGAGCAATCGCGCATTGAATTGCCGAATGAAGTGGCGTTTTTTATTGCTAAGCGGATTCAGTCTAATGTCAGGGAGTTGGAAGGTGCGTTGAAGCGGGTGATTGCGAATTCGCATTTTACTGGTGAGCCGATTACACTGGATTTTACCCGTGAAGCTTTGAAAGATTTGCTGGCTGTTCAAGCGAAGTTAGTTTCTATCGAAAATATACAGAAAACGGTGGCGGATTATTATAAAATCAAGCTCGTGGATTTGTTGTCTAAGCGACGCACGCGGTTTTTAGCGCGCGCAAGACAAATGGCGATGGCGCTAGCTAAGGAATTGACCAACCACAGTCTGCCTGAAATCGGCAATGCTTTTAATGGACGCGATCATACCACCGTGCTACATGCCTGCCGCACGATTAAAGATTTAATTGCCTCTGAGGTGGGTTTGAAAGAGGATTATATGAGTTTGTTGCGGGTGTTATCTACGTAA
- a CDS encoding DUF3298 domain-containing protein has product MMKKIKLIVIAGLVFLYAQMIFAISTAQPLKLNDNMTIAPEITHQEDKSQGTRIDLVYPQIKGVSLSENEGTFNQLVKSMMASQVAQFKKDAHLLSSKHNNLSINYQVYVSKPDEHHIISVLFTSESMMEKQAHPVHAMLTLNYDLSTGKALTLSELFEPHSGYRSVIADYSKTVLKQKFPELQPFAAGLEPTPENFSVWNLRAADILIHFKEAQVAPRVYGTIEVAVPYQVLKEVPLAPWLMHCVDHPERCVAPSN; this is encoded by the coding sequence ATGATGAAAAAAATAAAACTAATAGTTATAGCAGGCTTGGTGTTTTTATATGCTCAGATGATTTTTGCAATAAGCACAGCTCAACCTTTAAAGCTGAATGATAATATGACCATAGCTCCTGAAATAACGCATCAGGAAGATAAATCACAAGGTACGCGGATTGATTTAGTCTATCCTCAAATTAAAGGCGTCAGCCTTTCCGAAAATGAGGGAACATTTAATCAATTGGTGAAATCGATGATGGCGTCACAAGTGGCACAATTCAAAAAGGATGCGCATCTCTTATCATCTAAACACAATAATCTATCTATTAATTATCAAGTCTATGTGAGCAAGCCAGATGAGCATCACATCATTAGTGTATTATTCACATCTGAATCCATGATGGAAAAACAGGCACACCCTGTTCATGCGATGCTAACTTTAAACTATGATCTTAGTACCGGGAAAGCCTTAACCTTGAGTGAATTATTTGAACCCCATTCAGGTTATCGTAGTGTCATTGCCGATTATTCAAAGACTGTGTTAAAACAAAAATTTCCCGAGCTTCAGCCTTTTGCAGCAGGCTTAGAGCCAACCCCAGAAAATTTCAGTGTCTGGAATTTACGGGCAGCAGATATCCTGATTCATTTTAAGGAAGCACAAGTCGCACCAAGAGTTTACGGTACAATAGAAGTGGCAGTACCCTATCAGGTTTTGAAAGAAGTGCCGCTGGCGCCTTGGTTAATGCACTGTGTGGATCATCCAGAGCGTTGTGTTGCTCCGAGTAATTAA
- a CDS encoding Hsp20/alpha crystallin family protein, whose amino-acid sequence MQPNVVRYDPWNVLNQLQTDLAQLFDNRPSMRGDSSKIATGQWIPAVDIKEESNHFLIMADLPGVKPEDLDVTMENGVMTIKGHRETEAKTEESGYFRIERSSGTFYRRFSLPDTADEDGIKAEFKHGVLNVTIPKKEKVKPRKITVKAEKEK is encoded by the coding sequence ATGCAACCGAATGTTGTTCGTTATGATCCATGGAATGTGTTGAATCAATTACAGACTGATTTAGCACAATTGTTTGATAATCGTCCTTCGATGAGGGGGGATAGTTCTAAAATAGCCACGGGTCAATGGATCCCTGCCGTAGATATTAAAGAAGAATCTAACCATTTTCTGATTATGGCGGATTTGCCTGGCGTTAAACCAGAAGATTTGGATGTCACTATGGAAAATGGTGTTATGACTATTAAAGGGCATAGAGAAACTGAGGCTAAAACTGAGGAAAGTGGTTATTTTCGTATAGAACGTTCTTCAGGGACATTTTATCGTCGTTTTAGTTTGCCGGATACGGCCGATGAAGATGGGATTAAGGCGGAGTTTAAACATGGTGTGTTAAACGTGACTATTCCTAAAAAAGAAAAAGTCAAGCCACGTAAAATCACTGTTAAGGCAGAAAAAGAAAAATAG